One Cololabis saira isolate AMF1-May2022 chromosome 18, fColSai1.1, whole genome shotgun sequence genomic region harbors:
- the ddx1 gene encoding ATP-dependent RNA helicase DDX1 encodes MAAYSELGVMPEIAQAVEELDWLLPTDIQAESIPLILGGGDVLMAAETGSGKTGAFSIPVIQIVYETLKDQQEGKKGRAAIKTGGAIFNNWQMNPYDRSTAFAIGPDGLCCQSREFKEWHGCRSTKGATKGKYYYEVTCHDQGLCRVGWSTGQAALDLGTDKYGFGFGGTGKKSNNKQFDSYGEEFTMHDTIGCYLDQDNGQISFSKNGNDLGTAFEIPQNLRNQAFFASCVLKNAELKFNFGGEEFKNPPKTGFVAFDKAPETHIVKSSQTGTAKVTQVKGPSNAPKALIIEPSKELAEQTLNNVKQFRKYVDNPKLRDLLVIGGVPARDQLAALEQGIDIVVGTPGRLDDLISTGKLSLAQVRFLVLDECDGLLSAGYTDFINRIHNQIPQVTSDGKRLQVIVCSATLHSFDVKKLSERMMHFPTWVDLKGEDSVPETVHHVVVPVNPKNDRQWERLGKNHVQTDEVHAKDNTRPGANSAEMWSEAIKVLKGEYTVRAIKEHKMDQAIIFCRTKIDCDNMEQYFIQQGGGPDKKNHQLSCVCLHGDRKPNERKNNLDRFKKKEVRLLVCTDVAARGIDISGVPYVINVTLPDEKQNYVHRIGRVGRAERMGLAISLVAMEKEKVWYHVCANRGRGCYNTRLKEDGGCTIWYNEKELLSDIEEHLKCTITQCEADIKVPLDDFDGKVTYGQRKALGGGNYKGHVEALAPTVQELSSLEREAQTSFLHLGYIPNQLFRAF; translated from the exons ATGGCAGCGTATTCTG AGCTGGGAGTTATGCCTGAAATCGCGCAGGCTGTGGAGGAGCTGGACTGGCT GCTACCCACTGACATCCAGGCAGAGTCCATCCCGCTGATTCTGGGTGGAGGAGATGTGCTTATG GCAGCGGAAACTGGTAGTGGCAAAACAGGA GCTTTCAGTATCCCAGTGATCCAGATTGTTTACGAGACCCTGAAGGATCAACAAGAGGGCAAGAAAGGCAGAGCTGCTATCAAAACAGGAGGAGCTA TTTTCAACAACTGGCAGATGAATCCTTATGATCGCAGTACAGCCTTTG CTATTGGCCCTGATGGACTGTGCTGTCAGAGCAGGGAGTTTAAAGAATGGCACGGTTGTCGCTCCACTAAAGGAGCCACTAAAG GGAAGTACTATTATGAGGTGACTTGCCATGACCAAGGTCTTTGCCGGGTGGGGTGGTCCACCGGTCAGGCAGCTCTGGATCTGG GAACTGATAAGTATGGCTTTGGTTTTGGTGGCACTGGAAAGAAATCCAACAACAAGCAGTTCGACAGCTATGGGGAG GAGTTTACCATGCATGACACTATCGGATGCTACCTGGATCAAGACAATGGACAGATTTCCTTCTCTAAAAATG GCAACGACCTGGGTACTGCCTTTGAAATCCCTCAGAATCTGAGGAATCAGGCTTTCTTTGCCTCCTGCGTTCTCAAG AATGCTGAGCTGAAGTTTAACTTTGGAGGAGAAGAGTTTAAAAATCCACCTAAGACTGGGTTTGTCGCCTTTGACAAGGCACCGGAGACTCATATAGTCAAATCATCTCAGACAG GGACGGCCAAAGTGACTCAAGTTAAAGGGCCATCAAATGCGCCCAAAGCTCTGATCATCGAACCATCTAAAGAACTGGCTGAGCAAACCCTCAACAATGTCAAACAGTTTAGGAAATATGTGGATAATCCCAAACTCAG AGATCTTCTGGTGATTGGTGGTGTGCCTGCCAGAGACCAGCTGGCAGCTCTGGAGCAGGGG ATTGACATTGTGGTGGGAACACCTGGCCGTTTGGATGATCTCATATCCACAGGGAAACTCAGTCTCGCCCAAGTCAGGTTTCTGGTCCTGGATGAGTGT GATGGCCTCTTGTCCGCGGGCTACACAGACTTTATCAACAGGATCCATAACCAGATCCCTCAGGTCACCTCTGATGGCAAAAGACTGCAG GTCATTGTGTGTTCAGCCACCTTGCACTCATTTGACGTGAAGAAGCTGTCTGAGCGCATGATGCATTTTCCCACCTGGGTGGACCTGAAAGGAGAGGACTCTGTTCCAGAGACTGTCCACCATGTGGTCGTGCCCGTCAACCCAAAGAACGACCGCCAATGGGAGCGTCTCGGCAAGAACCACGTTCAG ACGGATGAAGTTCACGCCAAAGACAACACCAGACCAGGTGCCAATAGTGCAG AAATGTGGTCAGAAGCCATCAAGGTGCTGAAGGGCGAGTACACAGTGAGGGCCATTAAAGAGCACAAGATGGACCAGGCTATAATCTTCTGTCGCACCAAGATCGACTGTGATAACATGGAGCAGTACTTCATTCAGcaaggaggag GTCCAGACAAGAAAAATCACCAGTTGTCCTGCGTTTGTCTTCACGGCGATCGGAAGCCGAACGAGCGGAAAAATAATTTGGACCGCTTCaag aaAAAAGAAGTGAGGCTGTTGGTCTGTACTGATGTGGCTGCCAGAGGAATCGATATATCTGGAGTTCCTTATG tGATTAATGTCACCCTGCCAGATGAGAAGCAAAACTATGTCCATCGCATTGGCAGAGTTGGAAGAGCTGAGAG aATGGGACTGGCCATCTCATTGGTTGCCATGGAGAAAGAGAAA GTGTGGTACCACGTTTGTGCGAACCGAGGTAGAGGCTGCTACAACACCCGACTGAAGGAAGATGGAGGTTGTACCATCTGGTACAATGAGAAGGAG CTCCTTTCAGATATTGAAGAGCATCTTAAGTGCACCATCACACAGTGCGAGGCTGACATCAAAGTACCACTTGATGATTTTGATGGAAAAGTGACTTATGGGCAACGCAAAGCTTTGGGAG ggGGAAACTACAAGGGTCACGTGGAGGCTCTGGCCCCGACGGTCCAGGAGTTGTCCAGCCTTGAGAGAGAAGCTCAAACGTCCTTCCTTCACCTAGGATACATACCAAACCAACTCTTCAGAGCCTTCTAA